A genome region from Diorhabda carinulata isolate Delta chromosome 2, icDioCari1.1, whole genome shotgun sequence includes the following:
- the LOC130903739 gene encoding spliceosome-associated protein CWC15 homolog codes for MTTAARPTFEPARGGQGKNEKDLSVISRQYSSRDLPGQTKLKYREYGQGTIDEIRIRNFKRELEERERGKNCNKRLKLHQVPAASLDADDPLDEEDSESSDDDDDDAALLAELNKIKKERDVDIAKREIKRKQEEERVRMENILSGNPLLTHYSMGANEVNRKVRRRWDEDVVFKNCAKTEPERNTKVFINDSVRSEFHKKFMEKYIK; via the coding sequence ATGACAACAGCAGCCCGTCCGACTTTCGAGCCTGCAAGGGGTGGTCAgggaaaaaacgaaaaagatCTTAGCGTCATTTCCAGGCAGTATTCCAGTAGGGATTTGCCGGGTCaaacgaaattaaaatataGGGAATACGGACAGGGAACTATCGACGAAATTAGGATCCGAAATTTTAAACGAGAACTAGAAGAACGTGAACGTGGAAAAAATTGCAACAAAAGGTTGAAATTACATCAAGTTCCAGCTGCGAGTTTAGACGCGGACGATCCTCTGGATGAAGAAGATTCCGAATCGAGCGatgacgacgacgacgacgcgGCTTTACTCgcagaattgaataaaataaaaaaagaacgAGATGTCGATATCGCGAAAagagaaattaaaagaaaacagGAAGAGGAGAGAGTCcgaatggaaaatattttgagcgGAAATCCCCTATTAACGCATTATTCCATGGGTGCAAATGAGGTGAACCGCAAAGTTAGAAGGAGATGGGATGAAGATGTTGTTTTCAAGAATTGCGCCAAGACAGAACCCGAAAGAAACACGAAAGTTTTTATAAACGACTCCGTGAGATcggaatttcataaaaaattcatggaaaaatatattaaataa
- the LOC130903484 gene encoding uncharacterized protein LOC130903484 translates to MSSILDHRYEYLNSKYFKKPEYGDFTPFYITVTICSIIVLILILLNVVLGCCSRHSAYWQDRYTGNRWIVSLWTSTPHQQPSLDYTELQGIEIQKPIVYYSEHQPATSPKLPSQYLELQKRESDI, encoded by the exons ATGTCTTCAATTCTTGATCACAGATACGAATATTTAAACAGCAAATACTTCAAAAAACCCGAATACGGAGATTTCACCCCATTTTATATCACTGTTACAATCTGCTCGATAATTGTACTGATTCTAATATTACTCAACGTTGTATTAGGGTGCTGTTCACGACATTCCGCTTATTGGCAAGACAGATATACAG gtAATCGTTGGATCGTATCTCTTTGGACGTCTACGCCTCATCAACAACCATCATTAGACTACACAGAACTTCAAGGTATCGAAATTCAAAAACCAATTGTGTATTATTCAGAACATCAACCGGCTACTTCCCCAAAATTGCCTTCACAGTATTTGGAATTGCAAAAACGGGAAAGCGACatttaa
- the LOC130904134 gene encoding uncharacterized protein LOC130904134, protein MALAKTLWRFIEILLLILGLIFLQLATNFYGRWVFEGLVICYGGYLLIITVFLVYSIIHEPPHCLEIIFLLVGIVLNVIFGLISLIAHFTHVKCEIICDKNGRIVENYMGAWLGVTCFLLALLLVADTIILFKVGHKDPCECYSQTK, encoded by the exons ATGGCTTTAGCTAAAACTTTATGGAGGttcatagaaatattattattaattttgggTCTAATATTTCTACAATTAGCAACTAATTTTTACGGAAGATGGGTATTCGAAGGCCTTGTCATTT gTTATGGAGGATACCTGCTGATAATAAcagtatttttagtttattcgATTATTCACGAGCCCCCCCATTGcctcgaaattatttttcttttagtcGGTATAGTCTTAAACGTAATTTTTGGTCTCATTTCATTGATAGCCCATTTTACGCACGttaaatgtgaaataatatGCGACAAAAATGGTAGAATCGTCGAAAATTATATGGGAGCGTGGTTAGGCGTCACGTGTTTCCTTCTAGCGTTATTATTGGTAGCTGATACGATCATACTGTTCAAGGTCGGCCATAAAGATCCCTGCGAATGTTATTCTCAGACGAAATga
- the LOC130903483 gene encoding uncharacterized protein LOC130903483 isoform X1, with product MKLYIMSCQSKCGVSKTPQFVSEAVITLKSSQFHPKIFESHLNFQVSIKNIDHGYGGNVNTSSNRSIKSNAIKNPPSLKIISKNTTGSRSYTNLSKNDKANHVSSNASSTSTFAPSFNSTKSAPDLRTLGCPSSTVKSSTTFQTTVGKQYYPNFKANSACNCPGNPPALPKIVVKHS from the exons atgaaattatatattatgaGTTGCCAATCAAAATGCGGGGTATCGAAAACGCCTCAG TTTGTTAGTGAAGCAGTGATTACTTTGAAATCGTCTCAATTTCACCCAAAAATTTTCGAATCACAC TTAAATTTCCAGGTATCCATTAAAAACATTGATCATGGATACGGCGGGAATGTAAATACTTCATCTAACAGGAGCATAAAATCTAACGCAATTAAAAATCCCCCTTCATTAAAA attatatcaaaaaatacaacAGGTTCAAGATCTTATACAAACTTATCT aaaaatgataaaGCAAATCACGTTTCGTCTAATGCTTCATCTACATCA acatTTGCTCCATCATTTAACTCGACGAAATCTGCTCCTGATTTGAGA ACCCTTGGCTGTCCCTCGAGTACAGTAAAATCATCAACAACATTTCAAACAACAGTTGGAAAGCAATATTATCCAAATTTCAAA GCTAATTCAGCATGTAATTGCCCCGGTAACCCGCCAGCTTTACCAAAAATCGTAGTTAAACActcataa
- the LOC130904133 gene encoding uncharacterized protein LOC130904133: MSIKIPAVLCCLTAAAFAAIAPGQNAYLPPKQGYEYPTPNIPFTTRPPVVTLRPTPSPFKPTVTQPPYRPTSPPYRPPATPSPKPPTQPPYRPPVTQPPYRPTSYRPPKPTYGPPPTQPPFRPPGTQPPYRPTSPPYRPTSPPYRPPGTPPPFKPTGPPRPTYGPPPTPGPRPFPTPGTPPRPGSPPPFKPGQPIPGNGENDHLLLPHKPAEPFQFNYEVKEPRFGNDYSHNAINNGDQTNGEYRVQLPDGRIQVVKYTADWATGFHAKIRYEGTPNYPSYPAPSYPKPSPGPSYPKPSPGPSYPKPSYPSPGPSPTPSYPKPSYPSPGPSYPKPSYPSPGPSPTPNYPKPSYPSPGPSYPKPSFPSPGPSYPKPSFPSPGPSYPKPSFPSPGPSVPKPSFPSPGPSYPSPSRPSPSPGPGPGYPSGKPPGPSFPTPIRPPVGPPRGPGTEYLPPDNRQKYAPGGGYAY; this comes from the exons ATGAGTATAAAG atTCCGGCAGTACTGTGCTGCTTAACTGCAGCAGCTTTTGCTGCCATAGCACCAGGTCAAAACGCTTATCTACCTCCGAAGCAAGGCTACGAATATCCAACTCCTAATATACCATTTACCACACGTCCACCAGTAGTAACCCTCCGACCTACGCCATCACCGTTCAAACCCACAGTGACTCAACCTCCCTACAGACCTACCTCACCTCCTTATAGACCTCCAGCAACGCCATCTCCTAAACCGCCTACGCAACCACCTTACAGACCACCTGTAACTCAACCTCCTTATAGACCTACATCGTATAGACCTCCGAAACCAACATATGGACCACCTCCTACACAACCTCCATTTAGACCACCAGGTACTCAACCTCCTTATAGACCTACATCGCCTCCGTATAGACCTACATCGCCTCCGTATAGACCTCCCGGAACACCACCTCCTTTTAAGCCAACTGGACCTCCCAGACCGACTTATGGACCTCCTCCGACACCAGGACCGAGACCTTTTCCTACCCCGGGAACACCTCCGAGACCTGGATCACCACCGCCGTTTAAACCAGGACAACCAATACCAGGCAATGGAGAA aaCGATCATCTTCTTCTTCCACACAAGCCCGCAGAACCGTTTCAATTTAATTACGAGGTGAAAGAACCGCGATTCGGTAATGATTATTCTCATAACGCTATAAATAATGGCGATCAAACGAATGGAGAGTACAGAGTGCAATTACCAGACGGTAGGATACAAGTCGTCAAGTACACCGCCGATTGGGCTACCGGATTTCATGCCAAA atCCGATACGAAGGTACACCTAACTACCCGTCTTACCCGGCACCAAGTTACCCGAAACCATCACCGGGACCTAGTTACCCGAAACCATCACCGGGCCCTAGTTACCCGAAACCTTCGTATCCTTCACCGGGACCTTCACCGACACCTAGTTACCCGAAGCCTTCGTATCCTTCACCGGGTCCTAGTTATCCAAAACCTTCCTATCCTTCACCAGGACCTTCACCAACACCTAATTACCCGAAACCTTCGTATCCTTCACCGGGTCCTAGTTACCCAAAACCTTCGTTCCCTTCACCGGGACCTAGTTACCCAAAACCTTCGTTCCCTTCACCGGGACCTAGTTACCCAAAGCCTTCGTTCCCTTCACCAGGACCTAGTGTCCCGAAGCCTTCGTTCCCTTCACCGGGACCTAGTTACCCTTCGCCTAGCAGACCTTCACCATCACCAGGACCTGGACCAGGGTATCCGAGTGGTAAACCTCCAGGTCCCTCTTTTCCTACTCCTATAAGGCCACCTGTAGGTCCACCTAGAGGTCCTGGAACAGAGTATTTGCCTCCTGATAATAGACAAAAGTATGCACCAGGTGGAGGTTATGCGTATTAG
- the LOC130903483 gene encoding uncharacterized protein LOC130903483 isoform X2, protein MKLYIMSCQSKCGVSKTPQFVSEAVITLKSSQFHPKIFESHVSIKNIDHGYGGNVNTSSNRSIKSNAIKNPPSLKIISKNTTGSRSYTNLSKNDKANHVSSNASSTSTFAPSFNSTKSAPDLRTLGCPSSTVKSSTTFQTTVGKQYYPNFKANSACNCPGNPPALPKIVVKHS, encoded by the exons atgaaattatatattatgaGTTGCCAATCAAAATGCGGGGTATCGAAAACGCCTCAG TTTGTTAGTGAAGCAGTGATTACTTTGAAATCGTCTCAATTTCACCCAAAAATTTTCGAATCACAC GTATCCATTAAAAACATTGATCATGGATACGGCGGGAATGTAAATACTTCATCTAACAGGAGCATAAAATCTAACGCAATTAAAAATCCCCCTTCATTAAAA attatatcaaaaaatacaacAGGTTCAAGATCTTATACAAACTTATCT aaaaatgataaaGCAAATCACGTTTCGTCTAATGCTTCATCTACATCA acatTTGCTCCATCATTTAACTCGACGAAATCTGCTCCTGATTTGAGA ACCCTTGGCTGTCCCTCGAGTACAGTAAAATCATCAACAACATTTCAAACAACAGTTGGAAAGCAATATTATCCAAATTTCAAA GCTAATTCAGCATGTAATTGCCCCGGTAACCCGCCAGCTTTACCAAAAATCGTAGTTAAACActcataa